In Cetobacterium somerae ATCC BAA-474, a genomic segment contains:
- a CDS encoding YMGG-like glycine zipper-containing protein gives MKKLFVGLILGLMLVGCSNMTSREKSALVGAGAGALVGTAISGDSKGALIGAGVGALGGAAVDNYNKKGNVLGN, from the coding sequence ATGAAAAAATTATTTGTAGGTTTAATTTTAGGTTTAATGTTAGTAGGTTGCTCGAATATGACATCTAGAGAGAAAAGTGCATTAGTAGGAGCTGGAGCTGGAGCATTGGTTGGAACAGCAATTTCAGGAGATTCTAAAGGTGCTTTAATAGGAGCTGGAGTTGGAGCTTTAGGTGGAGCAGCAGTGGATAATTATAATAAAAAAGGTAATGTTCTAGGAAATTAG
- a CDS encoding alpha/beta hydrolase, with translation MKRVINVIKKFLIFLIILILVVQFTRAYLYNKMAPELKKWHEKSKYEEPEYEKFKTIDEYLVAEKEFLEKTYAEVEVKSKDDLTRFSKNGILSPINEKGENINSSFELIPEKIKGGVLLLHGLTDSPFMMRDVGQIFYEKGYYVLGLRYKYHGTFPGELPKISQKDFEEAAIFGSKMIKEKLKDIKNPEFYMVGFSTGAAATLQYITQSVKKDKELPTPQKVFWLSPAMGVSSAAKFGFLDSWVSMIPYFKKFQWLDINPEYDPSKYNSFPKNPGIQVYYLIKKAKLNFSKLGKEEKMNLPPIYSYTSLVDSTVLDKDLYDIFEKMENPNNKLVIFDINRKFEDFFKPNLIKLNLKDEMSELNFKFNVAFISNYSSKKDDEVAILNYNNNVFSEENKSNLKWNESNFSLSHVAIPISPSNPIYGRDSILGSLNLKGENNSLYLSPNLLYRLRYNEFFQYIENDIKMVLN, from the coding sequence GTGAAAAGAGTCATCAATGTAATTAAGAAATTTTTAATTTTTCTGATAATATTAATATTAGTGGTTCAATTTACTAGAGCTTATTTATACAATAAGATGGCACCAGAATTAAAAAAATGGCATGAAAAAAGTAAATATGAAGAACCAGAGTACGAAAAATTTAAAACAATTGATGAATATTTAGTTGCAGAGAAAGAATTTTTAGAAAAAACTTATGCAGAAGTAGAAGTTAAATCAAAAGATGATCTAACAAGATTTTCTAAAAATGGTATATTATCACCAATAAACGAAAAAGGTGAAAATATAAATAGTTCTTTTGAACTTATTCCAGAAAAGATTAAAGGAGGAGTACTTTTACTTCATGGATTAACAGATTCACCTTTTATGATGAGAGACGTGGGTCAAATTTTTTATGAAAAGGGATACTATGTTTTGGGATTAAGATATAAATACCATGGTACTTTTCCAGGAGAGTTACCGAAAATATCTCAAAAAGATTTTGAGGAAGCTGCAATATTTGGTTCTAAAATGATAAAAGAAAAATTAAAAGATATAAAAAATCCAGAGTTTTATATGGTAGGATTTTCAACAGGAGCAGCAGCAACTTTACAGTATATAACTCAGAGTGTAAAAAAAGATAAAGAGTTACCTACTCCTCAAAAGGTATTTTGGTTATCACCAGCTATGGGAGTATCTTCTGCAGCAAAATTTGGTTTTTTAGATAGTTGGGTTAGTATGATTCCATACTTTAAAAAATTTCAATGGTTAGATATAAATCCAGAATATGACCCAAGTAAGTACAACTCTTTTCCTAAAAATCCAGGGATTCAGGTATATTATCTAATAAAAAAAGCAAAGCTGAATTTTTCAAAGCTGGGTAAAGAGGAAAAAATGAACTTACCTCCTATTTATAGCTACACTTCATTAGTAGATTCTACTGTTCTAGATAAAGATTTATATGACATTTTTGAAAAAATGGAAAATCCAAATAATAAGTTAGTTATTTTTGATATAAATAGAAAATTTGAAGATTTTTTTAAACCCAATTTAATAAAATTGAATTTAAAAGACGAAATGTCAGAATTAAATTTTAAATTTAATGTAGCATTTATTAGTAATTATAGTAGTAAAAAAGATGATGAAGTAGCTATATTAAACTATAATAACAATGTATTTTCTGAAGAAAATAAATCAAATCTTAAATGGAATGAATCTAATTTTTCTTTATCACATGTAGCGATACCAATATCACCATCTAATCCTATTTATGGAAGAGATTCAATATTAGGAAGTTTAAATTTAAAAGGAGAAAATAATTCATTGTATTTATCTCCGAATCTGTTATATAGATTAAGATATAATGAATTTTTTCAATATATTGAAAATGATATAAAAATGGTACTTAACTAA